In Populus alba chromosome 1, ASM523922v2, whole genome shotgun sequence, a single window of DNA contains:
- the LOC118049005 gene encoding uncharacterized protein, whose translation MATLVNSVSPLTNPSPETLRTACGLFSNVPNFHSFSQNRGFTRVLASTQITISPKDSVRTLSNWKVGRKDTRNRDIRLNDAFFHLEFIVRKGHKPDVAQATQLLYDLCKSNKMKKATRVMEMTIESGIIPDAASYTFLVNNLCKRGNIGYAMQLVDKMEENGCPTNTVTYNSLVRGLCKHGNLNQSLQLLDKLMRKGLVPNEFTHSFLLEAAYKERGVDEAMKLLDGIIAKGGKPNLVSYNVLLTGLCKEGRTEEAIQFFRDLPSKGFNPNVVSCNIILRSLCCEGRWEEANELVAEMDSEERSPSLVTYNILIGSLASHGRIQHAFQVLDEMMRASFKPSAATFNPIISHLCKEGKADLVVKCLDQMIHHCCSPNDGTFNAIAVLCEGGRVQRAFSIIQSLGNKQNSSTHDFYRGVISSLCRKGNTYPAFQLLYEMIQSGFVPDPYTYSSLIRGLCVEGMLDEALEIFRLLEENDYRPILGNFNALILGFCKSGRTDLSLEIFEMMVLKGYTPNETTYTILVEGIAHEEEKELAAEVLKELYIRQVMRRNTVERLVMQYDLKGLPV comes from the coding sequence ATGGCAACTCTGGTGAATTCAGTGTCTCCTTTAACAAACCCTTCTCCGGAGACTCTAAGAACAGCTTGTGGGTTATTCTCTAATGTCCCAAATTTCCATTCCTTTTCACAAAACAGAGGTTTCACTAGAGTTTTGGCATCAACCCAGATTACAATTTCCCCTAAAGACTCTGTTAGGACACTGTCCAATTGGAAGGTTGGTAGGAAGGACACAAGAAATAGGGATATTAGGCTCAATGATGCATTTTTTCATTTGGAGTTTATTGTTAGAAAGGGTCATAAACCTGATGTTGCTCAAGCAACACAGCTGTTGTATGATTTGTGCAAGTCGAATAAGATGAAGAAAGCGACGAGGGTGATGGAAATGACGATTGAGTCTGGTATTATTCCTGATGCAGCTTCTTATACTTTTTTGGTGAACAATTTGTGTAAGAGAGGGAATATTGGGTATGCAATGCAGTTAGTTGACAAAATGGAGGAAAATGGCTGTCCAACCAACACGGTCACCTATAATTCGCTTGTTAGAGGGCTTTGCAAGCATGGGAACTTGAATCAAAGCTTGCAGTTACTAGATAAGCTGATGCGAAAGGGGTTGGTCCCCAATGAATTCACTCATTCTTTCTTGCTCGAAGCAGCTTACAAGGAGAGAGGTGTGGATGAAGCGATGAAGCTTTTGGATGGGATAATTGCAAAGGGCGGGAAGCCTAACTTGGTTAGTTACAATGTTTTATTAACTGGATTGTGCAAGGAAGGTAGGACGGAAGAGGCAATTCAGTTCTTCAGGGATTTGCCATCAAAGGGATTTAATCCGAACGTTGTGAGCTGTAATATTATACTGAGGAGCTTGTGCTGTGAAGGAAGATGGGAAGAGGCAAACGAGCTTGTAGCTGAAATGGACTCGGAGGAGCGTTCACCATCTCTGGTCACATACAATATACTAATTGGTTCGCTTGCCTCCCATGGCAGGATTCAACATGCATTTCAGGTTTTGGATGAAATGATGAGGGCATCATTTAAGCCCTCTGCTGCAACCTTCAACCCtataatttctcatctttgcaaAGAGGGGAAGGCAGACCTCGTGGTTAAGTGTCTAGATCAAATGATTCATCACTGCTGCAGTCCCAATGATGGAACGTTTAATGCCATTGCTGTGCTCTGTGAGGGGGGGAGGGTGCAACGGGCATTCTCCATAATTCAAAGCTTGGGTAATAAGCAAAATTCATCCACCCATGACTTCTACAGAGGTGTGATTTCGAGCTTGTGTAGAAAAGGGAACACATATCCAGCATTTCAGCTTTTATACGAGATGATACAGTCTGGATTTGTTCCTGATCCTTATACCTATTCATCTTTGATTAGAGGATTGTGTGTTGAGGGAATGCTAGACGAGGCCTTGGAGATTTTCAGGCTATTGGAAGAAAATGACTATAGGCCTATTCTTGGCAATTTCAATGCTCTTATTCTTGGGTTTTGTAAATCTGGTAGAACAGATTTGTCCTTGGAGATTTTTGAGATGATGGTTTTGAAAGGATACACACCTAATGAAACAACTTATACTATTTTAGTAGAAGGGATTGcccatgaagaagaaaaagagttgGCAGCAGAAGTTTTAAAAGAGTTGTACATTAGACAAGTCATGAGACGAAATACAGTAGAAAGACTTGTTATGCAATACGACCTCAAGGGTTTACCAGTGTAA